A segment of the Deltaproteobacteria bacterium genome:
ATGAACCAAGGTTATACCACGACTACCCCGAGGACCAGAAGTGGCCTGAAGATTATTATCGTGCCCTTTTTTTCCCACCAGGGAGTGAAGCAACCGCCAAAGTGCATTTAAGGAATGGTTATACTCCACATTATGCGTTGTTATTCAAATCAATTGATGAATATGTAAACAACCTTCGCGAAAATTTAGGAATAGACCTACCGCGCAATTCTCTTGAAGGGCAACTACATTTTCACAAACTTCTTGTTAGATTCGTGGCGGGTGCACTAGTTGCCGCAGGAGAACATCCTGGAGTAAATGATAAATTGTCGTCAATATCATTTAACCGAAGCGGACTGATATCCGATGACCGTTTCCCAACCATTGATTGGCTTAACACTGCCCCAAGCTCACTTAAATCAATCACCCGAATCTGGTTATGATATTGAGGCTATCGAATTGTGAAATAACAACTAATGCCCCTAATAACGGCATTGAGAGCGACGGAAAATGCCGCCCCACTTTATGCCGAGAGTTCGGCACTAAGAGATTAAAGGGGCACACAACATCTCCGGTCATCTCCCGGCCCGTTATGCTCCAATAATAGAGCATACCAAAGGAGAAAGTAATCTATAGCAATATTAAAAAAACTATATGGAGATGACGTCAAAAAAGAATTCCGCATATTCAGATTGAAATGCTGCCTATGCGGAGAATAACTGAAGCTTTCTCGGATGAAGTTTACAGAATACGGAAATGTTCTTGATTGGTTGACCATTATACAGACATTGATTTAGCACGAGGGACGGTCCATAACATGTATGCCGTTATAGAAAAGAATCAGATTGAAATATCGGTCGCCGAATTCTACGACATGGCCTGGTATGACAAGAATCGATTTCTGGAAGGAAAAGAGAAATACGTGATCGATTATGGAAGCCTGGAGGTGGATGTCCACAGGAATGGCAAGAAGTACCTGACCGGCTTTGTCATTGATCCTCGGGAGTTCATTGTTGATTACCTGTGGAATCAGTACAAGAAACGGCTCCCGGTTCCCAGGAGTATTCAGGGTGTCTCCGTAGACACCGGACCAAAGGTGGAAATCTTGAGTGTGGATTTCCTGAAGGCCCGCTCCTTTGTCGTGGACGGGATGGAAAAGGATCTGATCTTCCCCCAGTTCTGCCGGCGAAGGGGAGAAACGGTGATCCAGGGTTTTGAGGTCCTTTCTATGTTCTCGATCTTCAGGTATCTCGTCCGCAGATTCAAGTACAAAGGGACCCCCCTGATTCGGTGTGGAGATACAGTTTACGACTTCGAAGGCAAACGCCGGTCGAAGATCAGGCTTGGAAAGAAGAAAGGGTAATCTAACTATGGGAGGAGCGGGCGAACTGGCGCATTGCCGGAGCCGGGTGCGGCATACACTGGCCAGACCTTGATGAGGATCTCACCACCCAGGGTCTCTTGCGGGGGGCACCTGCTCCTCGTGGAAGAGCAAAAGCAGCATAAAGAAGAGGCAACTGCTCTTGGAACCTTTGACACAAGGAGGGGGCATTGAAAAGGTCGGCCAAGGATATTAAGATGTTTTTTTAGGCGACTTCTTCCCATAAGGAACCCCCAATTGGTTCATCCGGTTTCTGAGAGTGCTGGGATTGATTCCGAGTACTTCGGCTGCTCCCCCTTTCCCATGCACCTTCCCGCGGGTCTTCTCAAGGACCCGGCGAATGTGTAGGGAGACCACTTCATCGAGCTGCCGGGGTTGATCCTCTGGTCCTACAGGATGGGATTGCCTGGAATCCGGTTTGAGCACCAACAGATCTTCAAAAGTTAATGGTTCCCCCCTGGTTAAAATCAAGGCCCGTTCAATCACATTTTCCAGTTCCCTGACATTTCCCGGCCATGGATAAGCTATCAATTGGTCTATGACCCCGCGCCCCAGGGAAGGGGGTGCCGGAATCCTCAACTCCCGGGATTTTCGCTCGATAAAATGATAGATTAAAGCCGGGATATCCTCTTTCCTCTCCCGCAGGGGCAAGACCTGGATGGGAAAGACATTAAGGCGAAACCATAAATCCTCACGGAATTGCTTTGCCTTTACCATTTCATCCAGGTTTCGGTTGGTCGCCGCAATCAGCCTGATGTCCACCGGGATGGTTGTTGTCCCTCCCACCCTCTCGATTTCTTTATATTGCAATACCCGCAGCATCCTGATCTGAGCCTGGGGCGGCAGTTCCCCGATCTCATCCAGAAAAATAGTCCCCTCATGGGCCCGTTCAAAACGCCCCCGCTTCTGTGACAGGGCGCCGGTAAAAGCCCCCTTTTCGTGTCCAAAGAGTTCGCTGTCCAAAAGGCTTTCCGGAATGGCCCCGCAATTCACCTTGACAAAAGGACCGTCTTTTCGCGGAGAGGAATAATGGATGGCATTGGCAATGACATCCTTACCGACCCCAGTCTCCCCTAAAACCAATACCGGGCTTCCAAGAGGGGCGACCTGTCGGACCAGTTCCATGACCCCTTTCAGGCCGAAATCCGCACCGATTATCTGATCACCGGAGAGGTGCAGCAGTTCGCGATGGAGATAGCGGTTGTCGTCGGCTAACAAATCTTTCAATTTCAGGATTTCCTGGTGTTTGAGGGTATTGGACAGGGCCATGGCGAAGGGTTCATTCAAGAGGGAAAACAAACGGGCCTGCTCCTCCGAAAACCGATCCCGGCCTTCGGCCAGCAAGACGAGGACCCCCAACTTTTTGCCCTCCACTTCCAGTAGCCGGATCAGAGCTGAAGTATCCGGTCGGCCGTAAACCTTCAGCATATAGTGAAAGCCGGCTTCCATCTCGGGCTGATTGAGAATCCGCATCCCTGGGTATTCCTTATCCGGTTGGGGCCTGACCTCCTTGGGAAGGGGAGTAATACGGTCCATTTTTCTGCCTTCCAGGGCCGTGGCTCCGGCGATGGTGTGCATGGCTCCGAGCCCGCTTTCATATAAATGCAGATACATTTCATCTGATGGGATGATATCTTT
Coding sequences within it:
- a CDS encoding DUF2442 domain-containing protein, with the protein product MAGAGCGIHWPDLDEDLTTQGLLRGAPAPRGRAKAA
- a CDS encoding sigma 54-interacting transcriptional regulator → MDMDENNFYRQATMRICSSLDIEIAMWRCMQFLKDIIPSDEMYLHLYESGLGAMHTIAGATALEGRKMDRITPLPKEVRPQPDKEYPGMRILNQPEMEAGFHYMLKVYGRPDTSALIRLLEVEGKKLGVLVLLAEGRDRFSEEQARLFSLLNEPFAMALSNTLKHQEILKLKDLLADDNRYLHRELLHLSGDQIIGADFGLKGVMELVRQVAPLGSPVLVLGETGVGKDVIANAIHYSSPRKDGPFVKVNCGAIPESLLDSELFGHEKGAFTGALSQKRGRFERAHEGTIFLDEIGELPPQAQIRMLRVLQYKEIERVGGTTTIPVDIRLIAATNRNLDEMVKAKQFREDLWFRLNVFPIQVLPLRERKEDIPALIYHFIERKSRELRIPAPPSLGRGVIDQLIAYPWPGNVRELENVIERALILTRGEPLTFEDLLVLKPDSRQSHPVGPEDQPRQLDEVVSLHIRRVLEKTRGKVHGKGGAAEVLGINPSTLRNRMNQLGVPYGKKSPKKTS